A DNA window from Nitrospira sp. contains the following coding sequences:
- a CDS encoding Radical SAM domain-containing protein (MaGe:77308346), translating into MDVVLINPGSRTQIYQSLGSDLSAIEPPVWAGLIATYLRRRHISVAVIDANAEDLLPSETAARVTELDPRVVVVLVYGHNPSASTQVMPSAGAICDAIKQSGAQAKVMLLGGHVAALPERTLQEESADFVCAGEGLHTIVELLDAIAAGAEDYRKVRGLYYRHEGRVCATQPAPNVEDLDGDMPGVAWDLLPMPLYRAHNWHAFGFLDRRMPYASLYTTLGCPYHCAYCCIQAPFKSGEGALGYASNVNSYRFWSPETVVADIDRLVTAYGVRNIKFADEMFVLNRTHVTRLCELLIERNYDLNIWAYARVDSVKDGMEELLRRAGVRWLCFGIESGSARVRNDVLKTFEQDQIGRTIARVRAAGISVIANYIFGLPEDDRETMQATLDLATDLNCEFANFYCTMAYPGSALYRRALEEGWPLPDSWTAYSQHAKDALPLPTRYLSAHEVLAFRDQAFHAYFNRREYLDLLTVKFGPDTARHVREMAGKKLERHYASTGPDATRTLLKAV; encoded by the coding sequence GTGGATGTGGTCCTCATTAATCCGGGAAGCCGGACACAGATCTATCAATCGTTGGGCAGCGATTTAAGCGCGATTGAGCCGCCGGTTTGGGCGGGTCTCATTGCAACGTATCTGCGCCGCCGGCACATCTCGGTTGCCGTGATCGATGCGAATGCAGAGGACTTGCTTCCGTCCGAGACGGCCGCCCGGGTGACGGAACTGGATCCACGCGTGGTCGTAGTCCTGGTCTATGGACACAATCCATCGGCCTCCACCCAGGTCATGCCGTCGGCCGGCGCGATTTGCGATGCGATTAAGCAATCCGGCGCGCAGGCCAAGGTCATGCTCCTGGGCGGGCATGTGGCCGCGCTGCCAGAACGCACGCTCCAGGAGGAATCGGCGGATTTCGTCTGCGCCGGCGAAGGGCTGCACACAATCGTGGAATTGCTCGACGCGATCGCGGCGGGCGCGGAGGACTATCGCAAAGTTCGCGGATTGTATTATCGGCATGAAGGCCGGGTCTGCGCGACGCAACCGGCGCCGAACGTCGAAGATCTCGATGGCGACATGCCGGGGGTGGCGTGGGATCTGCTTCCCATGCCGCTGTATCGCGCCCACAACTGGCATGCCTTTGGATTCTTGGACCGGCGGATGCCTTATGCATCGCTGTATACGACTCTCGGCTGCCCCTATCACTGCGCCTACTGCTGCATCCAGGCGCCGTTCAAAAGCGGCGAGGGGGCGCTCGGCTATGCCTCCAACGTCAACAGCTATCGGTTTTGGTCTCCGGAAACGGTCGTGGCCGATATCGACCGGCTTGTCACGGCATACGGCGTGAGGAATATCAAATTCGCCGATGAAATGTTCGTTTTGAACAGGACGCATGTGACCCGCCTCTGCGAGTTGCTCATTGAGCGGAACTACGATTTGAACATTTGGGCCTACGCCAGGGTGGATTCGGTCAAGGATGGAATGGAAGAGCTGTTGCGGCGGGCGGGAGTCCGCTGGCTCTGTTTCGGGATCGAATCGGGCAGCGCGCGCGTGCGCAACGACGTGCTCAAAACGTTCGAGCAGGACCAGATTGGCCGCACGATCGCGCGCGTGCGCGCCGCCGGCATCAGTGTCATTGCCAACTATATATTCGGGCTGCCGGAGGATGACCGCGAGACGATGCAGGCGACGCTGGATCTGGCGACGGACCTGAACTGTGAGTTCGCCAACTTCTATTGCACGATGGCCTATCCCGGCTCGGCGCTCTATCGGAGAGCGCTGGAAGAAGGATGGCCGCTGCCGGATTCCTGGACCGCCTACTCGCAGCATGCGAAGGACGCCTTGCCCTTGCCAACCAGGTATTTGTCGGCTCATGAGGTGCTTGCGTTCCGAGACCAGGCGTTCCACGCCTATTTTAATCGTCGCGAATACCTCGACTTGTTGACGGTCAAGTTCGGGCCGGACACCGCTCGCCATGTGCGCGAGATGGCCGGCAAGAAGCTAGAGCGGCACTATGCGTCCACCGGGCCGGATGCCACGCGAACATTGTTGAAGGCGGTATAA
- a CDS encoding Transketolase, C-terminal section (MaGe:77308347), with translation MGATKFILGMRDRYFNELYKIFERDPQAIFITADNGAPTLDQFARDFPDRFINVGIAEQQLIGMACGMAFEGKKVYVYAIAPFVSLRCYEQVKLDVCAMNLPIVLIGVGAGYAYDIMGPSHHTVEDISIMRALPNLKVYSMADGSSAAELAQVVHQDSSPQYIRFDRAGIPEVYASRPIAIADGLTQLRQGKDVCIVATGVMVHTALAAADILRQTSNLNVGVIDAFRIKPMNAELLKQYLHNVDRLVTLEEHLLAGGLGSAIAELLIDHDLRIPTMRIGQNDRFVFEYGGRNAIWEKYGLDVGAVTSRIMKWVRGESATVQVEAPQPEPHSARY, from the coding sequence ATGGGAGCGACCAAATTTATCCTCGGCATGCGGGACCGGTATTTCAACGAGCTCTACAAGATCTTCGAGCGGGACCCGCAGGCAATCTTCATCACCGCCGACAATGGAGCGCCGACGCTCGACCAGTTCGCCCGCGATTTTCCCGACCGGTTCATCAATGTCGGCATTGCCGAGCAGCAATTGATCGGCATGGCCTGCGGCATGGCCTTCGAAGGCAAGAAAGTCTACGTCTATGCCATTGCGCCGTTCGTCAGTCTGCGCTGCTACGAGCAGGTGAAGCTCGATGTGTGCGCCATGAATCTCCCGATCGTGCTGATCGGCGTCGGAGCCGGCTACGCCTACGACATCATGGGACCGAGCCATCACACGGTTGAGGACATTTCCATCATGCGGGCCTTGCCGAACCTGAAAGTCTATAGCATGGCCGACGGCAGCAGCGCCGCCGAGCTGGCGCAGGTAGTTCATCAGGACAGCTCGCCGCAATACATCCGGTTCGACCGCGCGGGGATTCCCGAGGTGTATGCCTCGCGGCCGATTGCTATTGCGGATGGACTGACGCAACTGCGCCAGGGGAAAGATGTCTGCATCGTTGCGACTGGAGTCATGGTGCATACCGCGCTGGCCGCCGCGGATATTCTCCGCCAGACGAGCAATCTCAATGTGGGAGTGATCGACGCGTTTCGCATCAAGCCGATGAATGCCGAGCTGTTGAAGCAATACCTTCACAACGTCGACCGCCTGGTGACGTTGGAAGAGCATCTGCTGGCCGGCGGACTCGGCAGCGCGATTGCCGAACTGTTGATCGACCATGACCTGCGCATTCCGACGATGCGGATCGGCCAAAACGACCGCTTTGTGTTCGAGTATGGCGGGCGCAATGCAATTTGGGAGAAATACGGACTCGATGTGGGCGCCGTGACCTCCAGGATTATGAAATGGGTGCGGGGCGAATCGGCCACTGTGCAGGTGGAGGCTCCCCAGCCAGAGCCGCATTCGGCGCGATATTGA
- a CDS encoding Transketolase, N-terminal section (MaGe:77308348), with protein sequence MKTASSSTASPRSKSAGAYADLRAKAQWVRKTVLEMAVKAHSGHISTAYSQTELLVALYYGGLLRFDAHNPKWAGRDRFILSKGQGGIGLYPILADLGFFPLSELENFAGVGNILGVHAEWNIPGIEVITGSLGHGLPIATGMAEAALLNHEEHLVVCFLGDAELFEGSNWEAAIYAGHRGYRNLVCIVDRNGQGVLGPTDPADRRLASDNPQLNPVDKKFKAFGFETRVIDGHSYADILSALKDMRSPKRKKPLMIVANTKKGKGASLMEGQRLWHYRVPDGTDLELTRQDVAQG encoded by the coding sequence ATGAAGACAGCATCGTCATCGACCGCCAGTCCGCGATCAAAATCCGCAGGCGCCTACGCGGACCTGCGCGCGAAAGCGCAGTGGGTGCGAAAGACCGTTCTGGAGATGGCGGTGAAAGCGCATAGCGGCCATATCAGCACGGCCTATTCGCAGACGGAATTGCTGGTGGCGCTGTATTACGGCGGCCTGCTGCGGTTCGACGCGCACAATCCAAAGTGGGCGGGACGAGACCGTTTCATCCTGAGCAAGGGGCAAGGCGGCATCGGTCTGTATCCGATCCTCGCCGACTTGGGATTTTTCCCCTTGTCCGAATTGGAGAATTTCGCTGGCGTGGGCAACATTTTGGGCGTTCATGCGGAATGGAATATTCCCGGCATCGAAGTGATCACGGGATCGCTGGGGCATGGGCTGCCCATTGCGACGGGAATGGCGGAAGCCGCCTTGTTGAATCATGAGGAGCACTTGGTGGTCTGCTTTCTCGGCGATGCGGAATTATTTGAAGGCTCCAACTGGGAAGCCGCGATTTATGCGGGGCACCGAGGCTATCGCAACCTCGTCTGCATCGTCGATCGCAATGGCCAGGGGGTGCTCGGCCCGACGGACCCTGCCGACCGGCGGTTGGCCTCCGATAACCCGCAACTGAATCCGGTGGATAAAAAGTTCAAGGCGTTCGGATTCGAGACCAGGGTGATCGATGGACATTCGTACGCAGACATTTTGTCGGCGCTCAAGGACATGCGTTCGCCGAAGCGCAAGAAGCCGCTCATGATCGTTGCCAACACGAAAAAAGGGAAAGGCGCGTCGCTGATGGAAGGCCAGCGGTTGTGGCACTACCGCGTTCCGGACGGAACGGATTTGGAATTGACCCGTCAGGATGTGGCCCAAGGCTAA